In Streptomyces chartreusis NRRL 3882, the following are encoded in one genomic region:
- a CDS encoding lasso peptide biosynthesis B2 protein, translating to MTSPEVIFHDPRSVPLRRRIPVRLAVGAARLLARQRPRRIRAALEWLRRGARPATLGQTRAARDSVVAVSLACGGREGCLPRSLATVLLCRLHGQWPTWCVGARRLPPFGAHAWVEAEGVPVGEEHPPDYFRPLFTVPCVPGSVRREAVIHEAPSDG from the coding sequence ATGACCTCACCGGAGGTGATCTTCCACGACCCGCGCTCGGTTCCTCTGCGGCGCCGGATCCCGGTCCGGCTCGCCGTGGGAGCAGCGCGGCTCCTGGCCCGTCAGCGCCCCCGGCGCATACGGGCCGCGCTGGAGTGGCTGCGCCGGGGCGCCCGTCCGGCCACCCTCGGGCAGACCCGGGCCGCCCGGGACTCCGTGGTCGCGGTCAGCCTCGCGTGCGGGGGGCGGGAAGGGTGCCTGCCCCGGTCGCTCGCCACGGTCCTGCTGTGCCGCCTGCACGGCCAGTGGCCCACCTGGTGCGTGGGCGCGCGGCGCCTGCCGCCCTTCGGTGCGCACGCCTGGGTGGAGGCGGAGGGGGTGCCGGTGGGAGAGGAGCACCCGCCCGACTACTTCCGCCCCCTGTTCACCGTGCCCTGCGTTCCTGGTTCCGTCCGCCGTGAGGCCGTGATCCATGAAGCCCCGAGCGACGGGTGA
- a CDS encoding lasso peptide biosynthesis PqqD family chaperone, whose amino-acid sequence MAFKLREGVFTAETDYGIAILDEDRNQYWTLNPSAAVALHTLLAGGSEDDAAQTLSAEYAVDIGTARRDVRDLVGGLYSAGLGEADSDGPGEGARAPTARPVGLVRRRMGGRWPHLRGRRAGRERR is encoded by the coding sequence ATGGCGTTCAAGCTGCGTGAGGGTGTGTTCACGGCCGAGACCGACTACGGGATCGCGATCCTCGACGAGGACCGCAACCAGTACTGGACGCTCAATCCCAGCGCCGCCGTCGCCTTGCACACGTTGCTGGCGGGCGGCAGCGAAGACGACGCCGCGCAGACGCTCAGCGCGGAGTACGCGGTGGACATCGGCACGGCGCGGCGGGACGTCCGGGACCTGGTCGGCGGACTGTACTCGGCGGGCCTGGGCGAAGCGGACAGCGACGGGCCGGGAGAGGGCGCCCGAGCTCCGACGGCCCGGCCCGTCGGGCTGGTGCGGCGGCGGATGGGCGGCCGATGGCCGCACCTGCGCGGCCGGCGTGCGGGGAGGGAGCGGCGATGA